The Methanofastidiosum sp. DNA window GAAAGTTCCACTTTCAAAAAAGTCTGAAGCTGATAAGGCTATTGATATTGCCCACGAGGCATTTAAAACTTGGAGCCAGACACCCGTACCAAGGAGGGCAAAACCTTTATTTAAATTAAGAGATCTTTTGATGGAAAATGAAGAAGAAATATCTAAGATCTTAGTTGAAGAGATGGGAAAATCTCTTCCAGACGCAAGAGCCGAAATGAAGAGATGTTTTGAAAATATTGAAGTTGCCTGCGGAATGCCAATGCTCCAGCAGAGTGATAAAATCATAGGAACTTCATTTGGAATTGATGGTGAAGTACTAAGACTTCCAATGGGAGTTTTTACAATTGTAGCACCTTTTAATTTCCCTGCAATGGTTCCATTTTGGTTTATACCATATGCAATAGCAACAGGTAACACCGTAATTGTAAAACCATCAAAACAAGTTCCTGGAACAATGATAAAGATTACAGAGTACATGGATAAAATAGGCTTACCTCCCGGAGTATACAACGTAGTGAACGGTGACAGAGAAGTTGCAGATGCATTTATTGATAATCCAAAAGTAAAGGGATTCTCTTTAGTAGGATCCACAAACGTCTGCAGAACTGTAGCAGAAAAATGTGCAAGAAATAACAAGAGATTCCAAGCAATGGGGAGTGCTAAGAATCATCTTATCGCAATGCCTGATGCCAAAATAGATGAAGTAATAAGAAATATGATGACTTCATGTTTTGGATGTGCAGGGCAGAGATGTATGGCATCTTCTGTGCTTGTAGGTGTAGGAGACGAGATGTATAAAACAATCTGCGATAAATTCACCGAAGCTGCAAAGCAAGTTATTGTCGCAGACCCTCTTGACCCAAGATACGCAGAGGAGCCAAATTTAATGGGGCCGGTAATCTCAAAACATGCCTTTGACTTTATTAATAAAATGATTGATGTTGGTATAAAAGAAGGGGCAAAGTTATTGCTTGACGGAAGGGGTATTAAAGTGCCCGGAAATGAAGGCGGCCACTTCATAGGTCCAACAATCTTTGCTGATGT harbors:
- a CDS encoding CoA-acylating methylmalonate-semialdehyde dehydrogenase, with the protein product MDVKVYKNYVNGKWVEPANNGYVDIENPSTGKIIAKVPLSKKSEADKAIDIAHEAFKTWSQTPVPRRAKPLFKLRDLLMENEEEISKILVEEMGKSLPDARAEMKRCFENIEVACGMPMLQQSDKIIGTSFGIDGEVLRLPMGVFTIVAPFNFPAMVPFWFIPYAIATGNTVIVKPSKQVPGTMIKITEYMDKIGLPPGVYNVVNGDREVADAFIDNPKVKGFSLVGSTNVCRTVAEKCARNNKRFQAMGSAKNHLIAMPDAKIDEVIRNMMTSCFGCAGQRCMASSVLVGVGDEMYKTICDKFTEAAKQVIVADPLDPRYAEEPNLMGPVISKHAFDFINKMIDVGIKEGAKLLLDGRGIKVPGNEGGHFIGPTIFADVKEGMEIHKTEIFGPVVCIMKAKTLDEAIGIINRHQYGNGASIYTQNGYWAREFKLKTEAGMIGVNIGIPAPVAFLPFGGMKNSQFADIKAQGKAIVNFYTEDKIITERFWPEED